The following coding sequences lie in one Mercenaria mercenaria strain notata chromosome 5, MADL_Memer_1, whole genome shotgun sequence genomic window:
- the LOC128557125 gene encoding uncharacterized protein LOC128557125: MEFKRLRFFLLVCLILTPTVSEQVCSKFAYEEQLLEKMVRVEFNVGQMEKEIKNTNNLVLESLQQLKQTREKMTEEFEALKLEAKKVLNDNEVKASKTIKDLRAETAKTLEEYDNKIKEFGEAAVVPNIAFEARTPSSLDPDENAVIVFTKNIVNT, from the exons ATGGAATTCAAACGGTTGCGCTTCTTTCTTTTAGTTTGTTTAATCTTAACACCAACTGTTTCTGAACAAGTTTGTTCTAAATTTGCATATGAAGAACAACTCCTCGAGAAAATGGTTAGAGTGGAATTTAATGTAGGACAGatggaaaaagaaataaagaatacCAACAACCTCGTTCTGGAATCTTTGCAGCAACTGAAACAAACCCGGGAGAAAATGACCGAGGAATTCGAAGCGTTGAAACTTGAAGCCAAGAAAGTGTTAAATGATAATGAAGTGAAGGCATCGAAGACAATCAAAGATCTAAGAGCAGAAACGGCAAAGACACTTGAAGAATACGACAACAAAATAAAGGAGTTTGGAG AGGCAGCTGTAGTACCAAATATTGCATTTGAAGCCAGAACCCCTTCCTCACTTGACCCAGACGAGAATGCAGTGATTGTGTTCACCAAGAACATTGTAAACACTTGA